The genomic segment GTTCACCGACGTGCTCGGCTTCCTGAAGTCCGTGGCCATCGCGCCCGCCGAGCTGGAGGGTGCCTTCAGCGAGGGTGTCGGCTTCGACGGCTCCGCGATCGAGGGCTATGCCCGCGTGTACGAGTCCGACATGGTGGCCCACCCCGATCCGTCGAGCTTCCAGATGCTGCCCTGGCGCACCCAGAGCAATACCGCGCGAATGTTCTGCGACATCACGCTGCCCGACGGCTCCCCGAGCTTCGCCGACCCGCGCCACGTCCTCAAGCGGGCGCTGGACAAGGCCTCGGACATGGGCTTCACCTTCTACATCCACCCCGAGATCGAGTTCTTCCTGTTCAAGCCGCCGGTGGTCCCCGGCATCGAGCCCACCCCGCTGGACATGGGCGGCTACTTCGACCACACCACGCTGGGTGACGGCACGGACTTCCGCCGCGACGCCATCCAGATGCTGGAGCGGATGGGGATCAGCGTCGAGTTCAGCCACCACGAGGGCGCGCCCGGTCAGCACGAGATCGACCTGCGCTATGCCGACGCCCTGACCATGGCGGACAACATCATGACCTTCCGCGTCGTGATGAAGGAGGTGGCGGTCAGCCAGGGCATCGAGGCCAGCTTCATGCCCAAGCCCTTCACCAACCACGCCGGCAGCGGCATGCACACCCACATGAGCCTGTTCGAGGGCGACAACAACGCCTTCTATGACGCCGCCGACCAGTACCGGCTGTCCAAGACCGGCAAGCAGTTCGTCGCCGGCCTGCTGCACCACGCCGCGGAGATCACCGCCGTCACCAACCAGTGGGTCAACTCCTACAAGCGCCTGGTGGGTGGGGGAGAGGCTCCCAGCTTCATCTGCTGGGGCCGCAACAACCGCTCCGCCCTGGTCCGCATCCCCATGTTCAAGCCGGACAAGGCCTCCAGCGCCCGGATCGAGCTGCGCAGCATCGACTCGGCCGCCAACCCCTATCTGTCCTATGCCGTGATCCTCGCCGCGGGCCTGTCCGGCATCGAGCACGAGATGGAGTTGCCGGAGGAGGCCGCCGACGACGCCTGGTCCATGACCGACCGGGAACGTCGCGCGATGGGCATCCGCAACCTGCCGCACAACCTCGACGAGGCGATCCGGGAGATGGAGAACTCCGAACTGGTGGCCGAGACGCTGGGCGAGCACGTCTTCGACTACTTCCTGCGCAACAAGCGGGCAGAGTTCGAGGAATACCGTCGCCACGTCACGCCCCACGAGCTGACCGCCCTGCTCCCGCGGCTGTGAACGACCCCGGCCAGCCCTAGGCTGGTTGCATGAGTGAGGCAAGCCCCGTGCCCCGCGGAGTACGCGTGGGTGACCAGGACCGTCAGCAGGCTGTCGATCGGCTGGCCGACGGCTACCAGCAGGGGATGCTGACGCTCGACGAGTTCACCGACCGCACCGAGCGGGCCTGGTCCGCGACCTGGACCAAGGACCTGCAGGGGCTGTTGGAAGACCTGCCGTTGGCGCAGCCGCCCCACTCGTCGCAGGGCCTGGCGCCCATCACGCATCGGCCACCGGCTGTGCGCAGCGACGGCGCCACCGGCCTGCCGATGACCTTCGCCCTGATGTCCGGGGCGGATCGAAGCGGGGACTGGACGGCCGCCGGCACACACACTGCGGTGGCGATCATGGGCGGCGTGAGCCTTGACCTGCGCGAGGCGAGCTTCACCCAGCCGGAGACGACGATCATGGCCGTCGCCATCATGGGTGGCATCGAGGTGATCGTGCCGCCGCACGTCCGGGTTCGGGTGCACGGGCTGCCGGTGATGGGCGGTTTCGGCTCGGAGGGGGCCGTGGACCCCGCAAGCCTGCCCACCGACGCACCGCTGGTGGTGGTGAAGGGCGTCGCCGTGATGGGCGGCGTCGGGATCAAGCGGCTGGGATACGACGAGGAGGCCTGAGCCGGGCGGTCAGCCCCGGGACAGGTCCAACAGCGGCAGCATCCGTTCCAGCGCCCGGTAGTGACTTCCCGAGGCGGTGGCCCGGGCATCGTCCAGGGCCCGGTCCAGCGTGAGGAGGCCCGTGCCCAGCTGCAGCCAGGTGAGCTCGTCGGTCTCCACCACATTGGGCGGGGTGCCGCGGGTGTGCGTCGGACCCTCGCCGAAGGCGCCCACCTGCACGGCGCTTGCCGGTGGGACCCGCACCTCGATGGTCTGCCCCGGGAAGCGCTCGCCGAGCGCCTGGGAGAGGTTGCGTACCGCCAGCCTGAGGGCGGTGGGCTGCAGGGCGTCCGCGCCGACCGGGATGGCCAGCACGCACAGCTCCAGCACCGTGGCGCGGACGTAGTCCACCAGGTGGGAGTTTCCGAACTGGTTGGTGACCGACATCGGAAGCGCTCCGCGCAGGACAGCCCCGACGGTGGCGGTGCGAGCGGCGCACAGCCGGGCCAGGATGTCTTCGGGGGTGTTGGCGGTCAGCTCCGCCGTGAGCTCGTCGAGGTGGTGGTGCCCCGCGCTGCGGTGGCTGAACAGGCTCGCCAGGCTCTGGTTGCGAGCATTCGTCGGGCTCTCGATGGCATCCAGCAGGTCATCCAGCAGGACCACCATCCGGGCACGCGAGATGGGCTCAAGCCGGGGGGCCGACATGTTCAGGGCGCGGCACTGACCCAGCAACACCTCGCACGCCGTGTGCAGGGCCCGGTCGCTTCGTGCCGCCATGATGCTCATGCTCCTGATCTTGCGTGACAAGGGTTTCTGGCACGTTACCCCGACATGTCGTGGAGGCAAATGGCTCCAGCCTTCCGCCGGTGTCATAGTCTCGCACCATGGCCAGACTTGCGACCACGACGGGGGAACTCGCCCGGCGTGGCTTCCTCGACGTCGACGAGGCACTGCGGGACCTCGAGGAGCTGGTTGCCCGGCGCGACCTGCCCGGTGGTGCGGGGCGGGCGCTGGAGGGCGACGTCGGCTGGTTGCGCCTGCTGGAGGCCACCGCAGATCCGGACCTGGCGCTCCGTGGCCTGAACCGGCTCGACGAGAAGGCTCCCGAGGTGCTGGCTCCCTTCGCCGTCGATGCCGAGGCCAGTGGTCGGCTGGCGGTGGTCATGGGAGGATCCCAGGCGCTGAACCACCACCTGGTGGCCCATCCGGCCGATGCAGGCCTGCTGCTCGAGGCGCCCGGACGGGTGCCCGGCGAGCAGATCCGGACGCAGGTGCTGCAGGCCATCGGCGCCGAGGGCGACATCCCCGTGGCCGCCGATGCCGGGGCAGCGGACGCCCTGCGCCTGGCCAATCGAGCCCACCTGGTGCGGATCGCGGCTCGGGACCTGACCAGCGAGGACCCCTGTGCCATCGTCGACGACATCGCCGCCGAGCTGGCTGACCTGGCCGACGCGCTGGTCGAAGGTGCCCTTGCCATTGCGCGGGCGCAGGTTCCCGGCCAGGAACACGTCCGCCTCGGCATCGTCGCGATGGGAAAGTGCGGCGCCCAGGAACTGAACTACATCAGCGACGTGGACGTGGTCTTCGTCGCCGAACCCGCCGACGAGGACACCTCGTCGGCGCGCGCGGTGGAGATTGCCAGCAGGATCGCCGCCAAGCTGAGCCAGATCTGCTCCGCGCATTCGGCCGCCGGGTCCATCTGGCAGGTCGACGCCAACCTGCGGCCCGACGGGAAGTCCGGGCCCCTGGTGCGCAGCCTGTCCAGCATGGAGACCTACTACGACAAGTGGGCCAAGAACTGGGAATTCCAGGCCATGTTGAAGGCCCGGGCCATGGCCGGGGACCTGGACGTGGCGCAGGGCTTCGTCGAGATCGTCCAGCCGCACGTCTGGCAGGCCGCCGAACGCGAGCACTTCCTGGCCGAGACCCAGGCGATGCGCCAGCGCGTGATCAGCCTGCTGCCAGCCAACCAGGCCTCGCGGGAGATCAAGCTCGGCGCCGGCGGACTGCGCGACGTCGAGTTCTCCGTGCAGTTGCTGCAGCTGGTCCATGGCCGCGCCGATGACAGGGTGCGGGGCCGGGCCACGCTGGCCTCGCTGCGAGACCTCGTCGACGCCTGCTACATCGGGCGTGCCGAGGGTACGGAGATGGATGCCGCCTACCGTTTCCAGCGCACCCTGGAACACCGCATCCAGCTCTACAAGCTGCGCCGCACCCACCTGCTGCCCGATGACGAGCGTGAGCTGCGGGTGTTGGCCCGCGGCCTGCGGATGCCGGGCGGCGCCGAGGAGCTGCTGGACACCTGGAAGGCCACCAGTCGACGGGTGCGGGGCCTGCACCAGCGGCTCTTCTACTCCCCGCTGCTGGCGGCCGTCACCCGCCTGCACACCGACGAGCTCAAGCTCACCGCGGACCAGGCCCGCGACCGGCTGCGGGTGCTGGGCTTCCAGGATCCTGCCGCGGCGCTTCGCCACATCGAGGCGTTGACGGCGGGGGTGAACCGCAAGGTGGAGATCCAGCGCCAACTGCTGCCGGCGATGCTCGGCTGGTTCGCGGAGGGTCCCAATCCGGACCATGGGCTGTTGAGTTTCCGGCAGGTCTCCGAGGCGCTGGGGGAGAGCCCCTGGTACCTGCGGGCGCTGCGCGACGAGGGCGAGATGGCCGAACGGCTGGCGCGGATCCTGTCGTCGAGCCGGCTGACCGTGGACCTGCTCAAGCGCGCACCGGAGACCGTCCGGATGCTGTCCAGCGACCAGAGCCTGCGCCCCCGCGCCCGCGAGGACGTGCTCAAGTCCATGCTGAGCGCCGCCAAGCGGCATGACGCGACGGCCGACGCCATTGCCGCGGTGCGGGCAATCCGACGCGCCGAACTCTTCCGGCTGGCGGCCGGCGACATCCTGGAGGTCACCGGACTCGACGAGCTGGGCCGCGGCCTGAGCGATCTGGCCGGCGCCACCATCGACGCGGCGCTGGTGGTGGCCCGGCGCGAGGTGCCGGACGCCCCGGAGCTGGGCGTGGTGGCGCTGGGCCGCTGGGGCGGACGCGAGATGGGCTTGGGCAGCGATTGCGACGCCATGTTCGTGATGGCCGACTCCACGGACCAGGACGCCACCCGTCGCGCCACGCAGCTGGTGCAGAAGGTGCGTTCCATGCTCGCCGCCCAGGGGCCGGACCCGGCGCTGGACATCGACGCCGACCTGCGGCCCGAGGGCAAGAACGGACCGATGGTGCGCAGCCTGTCCGGGATGCGCAGCTACTACCAGCGGTGGTCGGTCACCTGGGAGGCACAGGCCCTGGTCCGCGCCTCGCACGGCGCCGGCGACCCGGCCCTGACCGCGGCCCTGCTGGAGATGGTGGATCCGCTGCGCTGGCCTGAGGGTGGCCTGGAGCGCTCCCGGTTGACGGAGATTCGCAAGCTCAAGTCCCGGATGGAGGCCGAGCGGATCCCCCGCGGCACGGACCCCAAGCGCAACACCAAGCTGGGCCCGGGCGGGTTGAGCGACATCGAGTGGACGGTGCAGGTGCTCCAGTTGCAGCACGCGCACGAGGTCCCCGCACTGCGCACCCCGTCGACGCTGCTCGCGATGCGGGCCGCCGTCGAGGCTGGTTTGCTGGATGCCCATGACGCCACCGAACTGGAGCAGGCCTGGCGGCTGGCGAGCCAGCTGCGCAACAAGATCCTGCTGGTGCGGGGCCGGGCCAGCGACGTGATCCCGATCGATGCCCGTGAGGTGGACGCGATCGCCACCATGCTGGGCTACGACCGGGGGGAGGCCTCCCACCTCATCGACGACTACTGGCGCACCACGCGCCGGTGCGCGGCTGTGGTGGACCGGCTCTTCTGGGGTGATCAGGCATGAGTGCGATCCTGTTGCTGGGTGGGCGTTCCGGGATCGGGCTGGCGATCGTCGAGGCACTGCTGAGCGAAACCTCGGGGGCGACGGTCCTGTTGGCCCAACGGCCGCGGCCGGAGGCTCCGGGGAGCGATGCCGAGGAGCGGCTTCGGGCCGCCGGCGCTGCCGAAGTCGAGGTGGTGGACTTCGATGCGACGGCGCTCGAGACCCACGCGACGCTCGTCGAGGGGGTCTTCGCGGAGCACCAGGTGAGTCACGCGGTGGTGGCCTTCGGCGTTCTGGGGAACCAGGAAGAGGCCTGGACCGAGGTGGCTGCGGCGCAACGGCTGCTGACGGTCAACTCCACAGCGGCGGTGGGGATCGGCGTCGCGCTGGCCAATGCCATGCGACGACAGGCCAGTGGCAAGATCATCGCCCTCAGCTCGGTGGCCGGGGTGCGGGTGCGACGCTCGAACTTCGTCTACGGCGCCAGCAAGGCGGCGATGGACGCCTTCTACCTGAACCTCGGGGTGGCTCTGGAGGGCACTGGGGTGCGGGTGCTGGTGGTGCGCCCGGGGGCCGTCGCGACGGGGATGATCGCCGGGAACAAGCCCGTCGCCTTCACCGTCGAGGCCCCGCAGGTGGCCGAGACGACGATGCGGGGGCTGGCGGCCGGCAAGGACGTGGTGCACGTCCCGTCGCTCTTCGGGCCCGGGATGGCGCTGGCCGCTCTGCTGCCCCGCGCCCTGTGGCGGCGCCTCCCGGTCTAGCTGTTGGTGGCAGACAGGTTCATGACACTCGGGTGATGGGAGCTTTCCCGCCGAGGGCGCTGTGGCCTCGTTCAGTGTTGTAGAACGTGAGCCAGTCGGCAAGGGCGTCGCGGCGTGCTTGGTTGCTGGTGAAGGGCTGTCGGTAGGCCCATTCGGTTGCCAGGGTCCGGTTGAGGCGCTCGACCTTGCCGTTTTGCCAGGGGCAGTGGGGCTTGATGAACTTCTGTTTCGCGTCGAGGGCTTCGACCGCGGCGATGAAGTCGCTGCTGTTGCGGTAGGCGAAGGCATTGTCGGTGATCACCCGCTCGATACGGGTGATGCCGTGGTCTGCGAAGAAGGCCGCGGCGCGGGTGAGGAAACCAGCGCAGGTGGGTCCCTTCTCGTCGTCGTGGATCTCGATGTAGGCCAGCCGGGTGTGGTCGTCGACCGCTGCGTGGACGTAGTCGTAGCCGATCTTTGCCCGCTTGTTCCTCTCGGCGCTGGTCGCGGCCCGTCCGCGGCTTCGCCAGCCTCCACCGTCGGGGATCTTGCCGATCTTCTTGACATCGAGGTGGATCAACTCACCGGGGTGTTCGCGTTCGTAGCGGCGGGTGGTGGCCTGGCTGCCGCGGATCACTGCTCCGGTGATCGGATCGAGGTGGGCCAACGGGGGCATGTGATGACGCTTCCAGATCGCCGAGACGGTGCGCGCGGGAACACCGGTCGCGGCGCTGGTGTGGGTTGGGCCCTGCCGGTGCAGCGCGCGGTGCGCCAGGACCCGGACCTCGACCTGGTGGTTGGTGCGCCGGGGCATGGTTCGGGGTCGGCTGGAGCGGTCATGCAGACCTGGTTCGCCGTGCTGGTCGTAGCGCTTGAGCCAGTGGTGTGCGCACTGGCGTGAGATTCC from the Luteococcus japonicus genome contains:
- a CDS encoding sterol carrier family protein gives rise to the protein MAARSDRALHTACEVLLGQCRALNMSAPRLEPISRARMVVLLDDLLDAIESPTNARNQSLASLFSHRSAGHHHLDELTAELTANTPEDILARLCAARTATVGAVLRGALPMSVTNQFGNSHLVDYVRATVLELCVLAIPVGADALQPTALRLAVRNLSQALGERFPGQTIEVRVPPASAVQVGAFGEGPTHTRGTPPNVVETDELTWLQLGTGLLTLDRALDDARATASGSHYRALERMLPLLDLSRG
- a CDS encoding decaprenylphospho-beta-D-erythro-pentofuranosid-2-ulose 2-reductase; this translates as MSAILLLGGRSGIGLAIVEALLSETSGATVLLAQRPRPEAPGSDAEERLRAAGAAEVEVVDFDATALETHATLVEGVFAEHQVSHAVVAFGVLGNQEEAWTEVAAAQRLLTVNSTAAVGIGVALANAMRRQASGKIIALSSVAGVRVRRSNFVYGASKAAMDAFYLNLGVALEGTGVRVLVVRPGAVATGMIAGNKPVAFTVEAPQVAETTMRGLAAGKDVVHVPSLFGPGMALAALLPRALWRRLPV
- a CDS encoding DUF1707 SHOCT-like domain-containing protein; its protein translation is MSEASPVPRGVRVGDQDRQQAVDRLADGYQQGMLTLDEFTDRTERAWSATWTKDLQGLLEDLPLAQPPHSSQGLAPITHRPPAVRSDGATGLPMTFALMSGADRSGDWTAAGTHTAVAIMGGVSLDLREASFTQPETTIMAVAIMGGIEVIVPPHVRVRVHGLPVMGGFGSEGAVDPASLPTDAPLVVVKGVAVMGGVGIKRLGYDEEA
- a CDS encoding glutamine synthetase family protein, which translates into the protein MEERDVRFVRLWFTDVLGFLKSVAIAPAELEGAFSEGVGFDGSAIEGYARVYESDMVAHPDPSSFQMLPWRTQSNTARMFCDITLPDGSPSFADPRHVLKRALDKASDMGFTFYIHPEIEFFLFKPPVVPGIEPTPLDMGGYFDHTTLGDGTDFRRDAIQMLERMGISVEFSHHEGAPGQHEIDLRYADALTMADNIMTFRVVMKEVAVSQGIEASFMPKPFTNHAGSGMHTHMSLFEGDNNAFYDAADQYRLSKTGKQFVAGLLHHAAEITAVTNQWVNSYKRLVGGGEAPSFICWGRNNRSALVRIPMFKPDKASSARIELRSIDSAANPYLSYAVILAAGLSGIEHEMELPEEAADDAWSMTDRERRAMGIRNLPHNLDEAIREMENSELVAETLGEHVFDYFLRNKRAEFEEYRRHVTPHELTALLPRL
- a CDS encoding IS481 family transposase: MAHSKARLNVNGRRLLVQRVREQGWKVAHAAKAMGISRQCAHHWLKRYDQHGEPGLHDRSSRPRTMPRRTNHQVEVRVLAHRALHRQGPTHTSAATGVPARTVSAIWKRHHMPPLAHLDPITGAVIRGSQATTRRYEREHPGELIHLDVKKIGKIPDGGGWRSRGRAATSAERNKRAKIGYDYVHAAVDDHTRLAYIEIHDDEKGPTCAGFLTRAAAFFADHGITRIERVITDNAFAYRNSSDFIAAVEALDAKQKFIKPHCPWQNGKVERLNRTLATEWAYRQPFTSNQARRDALADWLTFYNTERGHSALGGKAPITRVS
- a CDS encoding bifunctional [glutamine synthetase] adenylyltransferase/[glutamine synthetase]-adenylyl-L-tyrosine phosphorylase, with the translated sequence MARLATTTGELARRGFLDVDEALRDLEELVARRDLPGGAGRALEGDVGWLRLLEATADPDLALRGLNRLDEKAPEVLAPFAVDAEASGRLAVVMGGSQALNHHLVAHPADAGLLLEAPGRVPGEQIRTQVLQAIGAEGDIPVAADAGAADALRLANRAHLVRIAARDLTSEDPCAIVDDIAAELADLADALVEGALAIARAQVPGQEHVRLGIVAMGKCGAQELNYISDVDVVFVAEPADEDTSSARAVEIASRIAAKLSQICSAHSAAGSIWQVDANLRPDGKSGPLVRSLSSMETYYDKWAKNWEFQAMLKARAMAGDLDVAQGFVEIVQPHVWQAAEREHFLAETQAMRQRVISLLPANQASREIKLGAGGLRDVEFSVQLLQLVHGRADDRVRGRATLASLRDLVDACYIGRAEGTEMDAAYRFQRTLEHRIQLYKLRRTHLLPDDERELRVLARGLRMPGGAEELLDTWKATSRRVRGLHQRLFYSPLLAAVTRLHTDELKLTADQARDRLRVLGFQDPAAALRHIEALTAGVNRKVEIQRQLLPAMLGWFAEGPNPDHGLLSFRQVSEALGESPWYLRALRDEGEMAERLARILSSSRLTVDLLKRAPETVRMLSSDQSLRPRAREDVLKSMLSAAKRHDATADAIAAVRAIRRAELFRLAAGDILEVTGLDELGRGLSDLAGATIDAALVVARREVPDAPELGVVALGRWGGREMGLGSDCDAMFVMADSTDQDATRRATQLVQKVRSMLAAQGPDPALDIDADLRPEGKNGPMVRSLSGMRSYYQRWSVTWEAQALVRASHGAGDPALTAALLEMVDPLRWPEGGLERSRLTEIRKLKSRMEAERIPRGTDPKRNTKLGPGGLSDIEWTVQVLQLQHAHEVPALRTPSTLLAMRAAVEAGLLDAHDATELEQAWRLASQLRNKILLVRGRASDVIPIDAREVDAIATMLGYDRGEASHLIDDYWRTTRRCAAVVDRLFWGDQA